Proteins from a single region of Halorubrum sp. 2020YC2:
- a CDS encoding ATP-binding protein, translating to MRTTRLRNAAGLGLLAAVGLVPLGYHLLSLSTMTDPAAILTGAAVPIACSALVVAATVPVARSPLSPAYTLRITGWSALGALTLGAVALLSVTFEMTQGPPPEGPLVVIVGAASIGSAFGLAFGLTDARQQRAQDQVERANAQLTVLNRVLRHNIRNAMTVVSGRVELLAERVDGGGESAAVVAENVDRLLSVSEHARHIGAVIGSEGPDGPDDVEAVVDLVEVVESVIERLGTEHPDAEFDGPAAETCRVRAHPLTEAVASEVIENAAVHSGDGAPRVSVSIRRAGDAVAVRVADDGPGIPEETVETIRRGYETSMRHTDGLGLWLVQWVVDRSDAHLSFESSGEGQVVRIRFERVVETEGVAPRAASERSPRAADPPAADAADAADAPDAAGTDD from the coding sequence ATGCGGACGACACGGCTCCGAAACGCCGCCGGACTCGGGCTGCTCGCGGCCGTGGGTCTCGTTCCGCTCGGGTACCACCTGCTCTCGCTGTCGACGATGACCGACCCCGCGGCGATCCTGACGGGCGCGGCCGTCCCCATCGCGTGTAGCGCGCTCGTCGTCGCCGCGACGGTCCCCGTCGCTCGCTCGCCGCTCTCGCCGGCGTACACCCTCCGTATCACCGGGTGGAGCGCGCTGGGGGCGCTCACGCTCGGCGCGGTCGCGCTGCTTTCCGTCACCTTCGAGATGACTCAGGGACCGCCGCCGGAGGGGCCGCTCGTCGTCATCGTCGGCGCGGCGTCGATCGGGTCGGCGTTCGGGCTCGCGTTCGGGCTGACCGACGCGCGCCAGCAGCGCGCGCAAGACCAGGTCGAACGGGCGAACGCCCAGCTCACGGTGTTGAACCGCGTGCTCCGCCACAACATCCGGAACGCCATGACCGTCGTCAGCGGGCGGGTCGAACTCTTGGCCGAGCGCGTCGACGGCGGCGGGGAAAGCGCCGCCGTCGTGGCGGAGAACGTCGACCGGCTGCTGTCGGTCAGCGAGCACGCCCGCCACATCGGCGCGGTGATCGGCTCCGAGGGCCCCGACGGCCCCGACGACGTGGAGGCGGTGGTGGACCTCGTCGAGGTCGTCGAGAGCGTGATCGAGCGGCTCGGGACCGAACACCCCGACGCCGAGTTCGACGGTCCCGCCGCGGAGACGTGCCGGGTCCGGGCGCACCCCCTCACCGAGGCGGTCGCCTCCGAGGTGATCGAGAACGCTGCGGTCCACAGCGGCGACGGCGCGCCCCGGGTCTCGGTGTCGATCCGTCGGGCGGGCGACGCCGTCGCGGTCCGCGTCGCTGACGACGGGCCGGGGATCCCCGAGGAGACCGTCGAGACCATCCGGCGCGGCTACGAGACCTCGATGCGCCACACCGACGGGCTGGGCCTGTGGCTCGTCCAGTGGGTCGTCGACCGCTCCGACGCCCACCTCTCCTTCGAGTCGAGCGGCGAGGGGCAGGTCGTCCGGATCCGGTTCGAGCGCGTCGTGGAGACCGAGGGGGTCGCGCCGCGGGCCGCGAGCGAGCGGTCGCCGCGGGCCGCCGACCCGCCCGCCGCCGACGCCGCCGATGCGGCCGACGCCCCCGACGCCGCGGGAACCGACGACTGA
- a CDS encoding alcohol dehydrogenase, giving the protein MRAAVVPEPGAEFELVERDVPEPGPEEVRVAVEACGICRSDEFVVEGSYPGVSYPRVPGHEIAGTVDAVGDDVDAWSAGERVGAGWHGGHCFTCEPCRRGQFLQCENAEITGLSFDGGYAEYATVPAEALAAIPDDLDAVDAAPLLCAGITTYNALRNSDARAGDLVAVVGVGGLGHLAVQYAHAAGYETVAISRSPDKESLARDLGADHFVNAAEADPAARLQELGGASVVLTTAPASDAIESVVGGLGIDGSVIIAGIPGEPVSVDAQQLVGTRGAVEGWGSGHARDSQDTLEFSALRDITPEVETYALDDVADAYDRMVENEARFRVVLEP; this is encoded by the coding sequence ATGCGAGCGGCGGTCGTGCCGGAGCCCGGAGCCGAGTTCGAACTCGTCGAGCGCGACGTCCCCGAGCCGGGTCCCGAGGAGGTCCGGGTCGCCGTCGAGGCGTGCGGGATCTGCCGCAGCGACGAGTTTGTCGTCGAGGGGTCGTACCCCGGCGTGAGCTACCCGCGCGTCCCCGGCCACGAGATCGCCGGGACGGTCGACGCCGTGGGCGACGACGTGGACGCGTGGTCGGCGGGCGAGCGCGTCGGCGCCGGCTGGCACGGCGGCCACTGTTTCACCTGCGAGCCGTGTCGCCGCGGGCAGTTCCTCCAGTGCGAGAACGCCGAGATCACCGGCCTGAGCTTCGACGGCGGGTACGCAGAGTACGCGACGGTCCCCGCGGAGGCGCTGGCGGCGATCCCGGACGACCTCGACGCGGTCGACGCCGCGCCGCTGCTCTGTGCCGGGATCACCACCTACAACGCCCTGCGCAACTCCGACGCCCGCGCCGGCGACCTCGTCGCCGTCGTCGGCGTCGGCGGCCTCGGCCACCTCGCGGTCCAGTACGCGCACGCGGCCGGCTACGAGACGGTCGCGATCTCGCGCAGCCCCGACAAGGAGTCGCTCGCAAGGGACCTCGGCGCCGACCACTTCGTGAACGCCGCCGAAGCGGACCCGGCCGCGCGGCTCCAAGAGCTAGGCGGCGCGAGCGTCGTCCTCACCACCGCGCCCGCGAGCGACGCCATCGAGTCGGTCGTGGGCGGGCTAGGCATCGACGGCTCCGTGATAATCGCCGGCATCCCCGGCGAGCCGGTGTCGGTCGACGCCCAGCAGCTGGTCGGGACGCGCGGCGCCGTCGAGGGGTGGGGGTCGGGCCACGCCCGCGACTCGCAGGACACCCTGGAGTTCAGCGCCCTGCGCGACATCACGCCCGAGGTCGAGACGTACGCGCTCGACGACGTCGCGGACGCGTACGACCGCATGGTCGAGAACGAGGCGCGGTTCCGGGTCGTTCTGGAGCCGTAG
- a CDS encoding zinc-dependent alcohol dehydrogenase family protein gives MRAAVFNGPGEIGVEERPRPEIESPTDAIVRVTHTAVCGSDLWFYRGDSDRDAGSPVGHEPMGIVEEVGDDVTSVDPGDRVLAPFAISCGECEFCRKGLHTSCENGDSWGGDNGGGQGEFVRSTHADGTLVRVPDRHADDEDTLSSLLPLTDVMGTGHHAAVSAGVEEGSTVAVIGDGAVGLCGVLAARRLGAERIVAVGHHEDRLELAEEFGATETVSERGEAAVERIQELTYGGPNHVMECVGAASAMNTAIDAVRPGGRIGYVGVPYGVEDEGLDVFGMFGQNVTLAGGVAPVRAYAEELMADVLQGTLDPAPIFTETVGLDDVAEGYRMMDEREAIKVLVKPHGDA, from the coding sequence ATGCGCGCAGCCGTCTTCAACGGACCCGGCGAGATCGGCGTCGAAGAGCGACCGCGGCCCGAGATCGAGTCCCCGACGGACGCGATCGTCCGCGTGACCCACACCGCGGTCTGCGGCTCCGACCTCTGGTTCTACCGCGGGGACAGCGACCGCGACGCCGGCTCGCCGGTCGGCCACGAGCCGATGGGAATCGTCGAGGAGGTGGGCGACGACGTGACCTCCGTCGACCCCGGCGACCGCGTGCTCGCCCCGTTCGCTATCTCCTGTGGCGAGTGCGAGTTCTGCCGGAAGGGCCTCCACACCTCCTGCGAGAACGGCGACTCGTGGGGCGGCGACAACGGGGGCGGGCAGGGCGAGTTCGTCCGGTCGACCCACGCCGACGGCACGCTCGTCCGCGTCCCCGACCGCCACGCGGACGACGAGGACACCCTCAGCTCGCTTTTACCCCTGACCGACGTGATGGGGACCGGCCACCACGCGGCCGTCAGCGCCGGCGTCGAGGAGGGGTCGACCGTGGCCGTCATCGGTGACGGCGCGGTCGGACTCTGCGGCGTCCTCGCGGCCCGGCGGCTCGGCGCGGAGCGGATCGTCGCCGTCGGCCACCACGAGGACCGCCTCGAACTCGCGGAGGAGTTCGGCGCCACCGAGACCGTCTCCGAGCGCGGCGAGGCCGCCGTCGAGCGCATCCAAGAGCTGACCTACGGCGGCCCGAACCACGTGATGGAGTGCGTCGGCGCCGCGAGCGCGATGAACACCGCCATCGACGCCGTCCGCCCCGGCGGCAGGATCGGGTACGTCGGCGTCCCGTACGGCGTCGAGGACGAGGGGCTCGACGTGTTCGGTATGTTCGGACAGAACGTCACGCTCGCGGGCGGGGTCGCCCCCGTTCGCGCGTACGCCGAGGAACTCATGGCCGACGTGCTCCAGGGGACGCTCGACCCCGCGCCCATCTTCACCGAGACGGTCGGTCTCGACGACGTCGCGGAGGGGTACCGGATGATGGACGAGCGCGAGGCGATCAAGGTGCTGGTGAAGCCGCACGGCGACGCGTAA
- a CDS encoding surface glycoprotein: protein MTRPRVRAAALAAIMLASMVAVGAGFAGSAAAEDHTIVVSDDPGDGQYASIPAALDAAAPGDTISVQDDQVITSPDNRIVVDTNASGASLEGVSIVADGDVTVRYEQPDEEAPGVNPGYPTFDVQADNVTISGFTIELDTNDVYDGSERSAQAIKVGGFQASGGSGVEVTDNNISFVGADNDKIATTGVGLIDPNEGGQLAGATVSGNSIEVFNTGLFAFTTDDGLTGDFDVSDNEFQNNGVQYLDNSEQVDGGAVFEKNSFNKAAFPSNPANLDDVIHSSVQSAVDSSQSDATVMVDSGTYAENVTVDTGGLSLEGPNAGTPGHDGDRESEATVEGQVVVSADNVVFDGFDVSPPNASSNPGAEALRVSDSTDSVIVRNNVVRDFSEDELPQWEGIDGINVFGNDASDEVSNVTVADNLVEKVSGRSTDGGAAGISVQGNVEGADINDNVVRDIGQEDTAWAFGIVVRGTENHGETPSEVDVIENNIATVQSNPTTDTAGVGLGIESGDEIAVTFEDNTLSSTEYLLEDKTATVNLTAFADSNTLDRGVLLEEAQISDDTRNVVFNSVQDGLNSVSENQTISLLPGTYDSSATVDTAGVTIEGPNADRDGSSDTRTAESIISGQVDIDAPNVTVSGIQASPGTETFEDKPAAAVYISEGDATVENTRVADFGVNITEIGVSSVQGIHIYSADAELTDISVRNNAVHNVSYDGSSQAPEGGFGDDYGNLYGVHVQGEISDAVVRGNSLSNLHSDGYVLGAAVSGTGSNPEATPESVTVERNTFEDLSAEGAPATAFVVSSDRVDVSSLSISGNTFETPIAVASGASETVNATLNYFGNTTPTVQGDVTYDPFLTVEPDEVDADSLDETTQFGHDLVVPADGTPHSVAFPAPVNDTVTEVFGAFNGTVYAYDGDGWESGGEIADRNVGALDAFVVEVDEDEADLRVVFEYASSDAQYPTSADLGTGWNFVGAPDSGTSNEAFDVTTTDIATVSHINAGAGSQPYGVTATAPFATNPDDVSPFQGYWVFVTDDGELGATVPVGPTQSNEEGAVAGN, encoded by the coding sequence ATGACGCGGCCCCGAGTACGCGCGGCCGCGCTGGCCGCGATCATGCTCGCGTCGATGGTCGCGGTCGGCGCCGGGTTCGCGGGGAGTGCGGCCGCAGAAGATCACACGATTGTAGTCTCCGACGACCCCGGAGACGGCCAATACGCGTCGATTCCGGCTGCCCTTGACGCAGCCGCACCCGGAGACACGATCTCCGTACAGGACGACCAAGTAATCACGTCCCCCGACAACAGAATTGTTGTCGATACGAACGCATCCGGAGCGTCGCTTGAGGGTGTGAGCATCGTCGCTGACGGCGATGTAACCGTCCGGTACGAACAGCCGGACGAAGAAGCACCGGGCGTGAATCCGGGTTATCCCACCTTCGACGTACAAGCTGATAATGTGACGATTTCCGGGTTCACCATCGAACTTGATACGAACGACGTCTACGACGGTAGCGAGCGCAGCGCGCAAGCGATCAAGGTCGGAGGGTTCCAGGCTTCTGGTGGATCCGGCGTCGAAGTTACTGATAACAACATCTCCTTTGTGGGAGCGGATAACGACAAGATCGCCACTACTGGTGTCGGCCTTATTGACCCGAACGAAGGAGGCCAGCTTGCTGGCGCGACGGTGTCGGGCAACTCCATAGAGGTATTCAATACCGGTTTGTTCGCATTCACGACTGATGACGGCCTAACTGGCGATTTCGACGTTTCAGACAACGAATTCCAGAACAACGGGGTTCAGTACCTCGATAACTCCGAGCAGGTAGATGGAGGTGCTGTCTTCGAAAAAAACAGCTTCAACAAGGCCGCGTTCCCCAGTAATCCCGCAAATCTGGACGACGTAATCCACTCCTCAGTCCAGAGCGCTGTAGACAGCTCGCAGTCCGATGCGACCGTCATGGTCGACTCCGGCACGTACGCGGAGAACGTGACGGTCGACACCGGTGGGCTCTCTTTAGAAGGACCGAACGCCGGAACTCCCGGTCACGACGGCGACCGTGAGTCCGAAGCGACGGTGGAGGGTCAGGTCGTCGTGTCGGCCGATAACGTCGTGTTCGACGGGTTTGACGTTTCCCCGCCGAACGCGAGTAGCAACCCCGGTGCCGAGGCTCTGCGAGTAAGCGATAGTACGGATAGCGTCATTGTTCGGAACAACGTTGTCCGTGACTTCAGTGAAGATGAGCTTCCGCAGTGGGAAGGCATAGACGGAATCAACGTCTTTGGGAATGACGCATCAGACGAAGTAAGTAACGTCACGGTCGCCGACAACCTCGTTGAAAAAGTATCTGGCCGCTCCACCGACGGTGGTGCTGCCGGTATTTCCGTCCAAGGTAATGTTGAGGGTGCGGATATCAACGACAACGTCGTGCGCGACATTGGTCAGGAAGATACTGCTTGGGCGTTCGGAATCGTCGTGCGAGGGACCGAAAACCACGGTGAAACTCCTAGCGAAGTTGATGTCATCGAAAATAACATCGCAACTGTTCAGTCGAACCCCACTACTGACACGGCCGGTGTCGGTCTTGGTATCGAAAGTGGAGATGAAATCGCAGTCACCTTCGAGGACAACACGCTGAGCAGTACCGAATATCTCTTAGAGGACAAGACAGCGACTGTCAATCTCACAGCCTTCGCTGACAGCAATACGCTTGACCGAGGAGTTCTGCTCGAAGAGGCACAAATCAGCGACGACACTCGAAATGTCGTCTTCAACAGCGTTCAGGACGGCTTGAACTCGGTCTCGGAAAACCAGACGATTTCGCTCTTACCTGGGACGTACGACAGTTCGGCCACCGTCGATACCGCGGGAGTGACGATCGAGGGACCGAACGCAGATCGAGACGGCAGTAGTGACACGCGGACTGCCGAGTCGATTATCTCCGGACAAGTCGACATCGATGCGCCAAACGTGACCGTCTCCGGGATTCAGGCATCTCCCGGTACCGAGACATTCGAAGACAAACCCGCTGCCGCAGTATACATCTCTGAGGGCGATGCTACCGTTGAGAACACGCGGGTGGCCGACTTCGGTGTCAACATTACCGAAATCGGTGTCAGTTCCGTTCAGGGGATCCATATCTACTCGGCAGACGCTGAATTGACCGACATCTCGGTCCGGAATAACGCCGTACACAATGTCAGTTACGACGGAAGCTCGCAGGCACCGGAAGGTGGCTTCGGGGATGATTACGGGAACCTCTATGGAGTTCACGTACAGGGTGAGATTAGCGATGCGGTAGTCCGCGGCAACTCGCTGAGTAACCTCCACTCAGACGGATACGTTCTCGGAGCAGCCGTGAGTGGCACAGGTTCGAACCCGGAGGCGACCCCGGAGAGCGTCACAGTCGAACGGAACACGTTCGAGGACCTTTCCGCTGAAGGCGCTCCGGCGACCGCTTTCGTCGTGAGTAGTGACAGGGTGGATGTCAGTTCCCTCTCAATCTCCGGAAATACGTTCGAAACTCCTATCGCGGTGGCTAGTGGTGCCTCCGAGACCGTCAACGCCACGCTCAACTACTTCGGCAACACGACGCCCACCGTTCAGGGCGATGTCACCTACGACCCCTTCCTGACGGTCGAACCCGACGAGGTAGACGCCGACTCGCTCGACGAGACGACGCAGTTCGGGCACGACCTCGTCGTGCCCGCCGACGGCACGCCGCACTCGGTCGCGTTCCCGGCGCCGGTGAACGACACCGTCACCGAGGTGTTCGGTGCGTTCAACGGCACCGTCTACGCGTACGACGGCGACGGCTGGGAGAGCGGCGGGGAGATAGCCGACCGGAACGTCGGCGCGCTTGACGCGTTCGTCGTCGAGGTCGACGAGGACGAGGCCGACCTCCGGGTCGTCTTCGAATACGCGAGTTCGGACGCCCAGTACCCGACGAGCGCGGACCTCGGAACGGGCTGGAACTTCGTCGGCGCGCCCGACTCCGGCACGTCGAACGAGGCGTTCGACGTCACGACGACGGACATCGCGACCGTCTCGCACATCAACGCGGGCGCGGGGTCACAGCCCTACGGCGTGACCGCCACCGCGCCGTTCGCGACGAACCCGGACGACGTCAGCCCGTTCCAGGGCTACTGGGTGTTCGTGACCGACGACGGCGAACTCGGCGCGACGGTACCGGTCGGGCCGACGCAGTCGAACGAGGAAGGCGCGGTCGCGGGGAACTGA